One stretch of Cellulomonas wangsupingiae DNA includes these proteins:
- the rocD gene encoding ornithine--oxo-acid transaminase → MTTPPAVTGSALAPNYHPLPVTLATGEGSWVTDTAGRRYLDLLAGYSALNFGHRHPALVAAAQAQLDRLTLTSRAFDHELLEPFAQALVGLVGPLLTGTSHLVLPMNTGAEAVETALKAARKWGYEVRGVPADRATVVVAEGNFHGRTTTIVSFSSDPDARRGFGPFTPGFVTVPYGDARRLAAAVDETTVAVLLEPVQGEQGVVVPPLDYLAAARRVCDDAGVLLVADEIQSGLGRSGATLASERFDVRPDVVTLGKALGGGILPVSAVVGRADVLEVLTAGTHGSTFGGNPLACAVGLAVIDLLTPGTLQARARALGERVGDRLDVLVDDGLLTDVRTIGLWAGVDIAPSSPGGPASGRELCERLLRRGVLAKDTHGGTNRLAPPLTIDPADLDTGLDRLADALTGP, encoded by the coding sequence GTGACCACCCCTCCCGCCGTGACGGGGTCCGCGCTCGCCCCGAACTACCACCCGCTGCCGGTCACGCTGGCGACGGGTGAAGGGTCGTGGGTCACCGACACGGCGGGACGCCGGTACCTCGACCTGCTCGCCGGGTACTCGGCCCTGAACTTCGGGCACCGGCACCCGGCGCTGGTGGCGGCGGCGCAGGCGCAGCTCGACCGGCTGACGCTCACGTCACGCGCGTTCGACCACGAGCTGCTGGAGCCGTTCGCGCAGGCCCTCGTCGGGCTGGTCGGCCCGCTGCTCACGGGCACGTCGCACCTGGTGCTGCCGATGAACACCGGCGCGGAGGCCGTGGAGACGGCCCTCAAGGCGGCCCGCAAGTGGGGCTACGAGGTGCGGGGCGTCCCGGCGGACCGGGCGACCGTCGTCGTCGCCGAGGGCAACTTCCACGGTCGGACGACGACGATCGTGTCGTTCTCCTCCGACCCGGACGCGCGCCGCGGGTTCGGGCCGTTCACGCCGGGGTTCGTCACCGTGCCGTACGGCGACGCCCGCAGGCTCGCCGCCGCGGTCGACGAGACGACGGTCGCGGTGCTCCTGGAGCCCGTGCAGGGCGAGCAGGGCGTCGTCGTGCCGCCGCTGGACTACCTCGCGGCCGCGCGACGGGTGTGCGACGACGCGGGCGTGCTGCTCGTGGCCGACGAGATCCAGTCGGGGCTGGGGCGCAGCGGTGCCACGCTGGCGAGCGAGCGGTTCGACGTGCGGCCCGACGTCGTGACGCTCGGCAAGGCGCTCGGCGGCGGGATCCTGCCCGTCTCGGCGGTGGTGGGGCGCGCCGACGTCCTCGAGGTCCTGACGGCGGGGACGCACGGCTCGACGTTCGGCGGCAACCCGCTGGCCTGCGCGGTGGGCCTCGCCGTCATCGACCTGCTGACGCCCGGCACCCTGCAGGCCCGTGCGCGCGCGCTCGGTGAGCGCGTCGGGGACCGGCTGGACGTCCTGGTGGACGACGGGCTGCTGACCGACGTCCGCACGATCGGCCTGTGGGCCGGTGTCGACATCGCCCCGTCGTCGCCGGGCGGGCCAGCGTCGGGCCGCGAGCTGTGCGAGCGGCTGCTGCGACGCGGCGTCCTGGCCAAGGACACCCACGGCGGCACCAACCGTCTGGCGCCGCCGCTGACGATCGACCCGGCCGACCTCGACACCGGCCTCGACCGGCTGGCCGACGCCCTGACGGGTCCCTGA
- the ddaH gene encoding dimethylargininase, with the protein MTAYAPGATPRHYLMCEPTHYTVSYEINPWMDRTRTTDTELAVRQWRTLRDTYLDLGHTVDTIDPLPGLPDMVYAANGATVVGGIVYSARFLYPERQPEGPAYQKWFADRGYVTHTAAATNEGEGDMLVAGDLVLAGTGFRTERPAHAEAQELFGRPVVSLELVDPRYYHLDTALAVLSSDPRDPQIAYYPPAFSPGSRDVLARLFPDAVLADDDDAAALGLNAVSDGLHVVVAPRATHLAAQLRERGYEPLPVDTSELLKGGGGAKCCTLEIRT; encoded by the coding sequence ATGACCGCGTACGCCCCCGGCGCCACGCCCCGGCACTACCTGATGTGCGAGCCCACGCACTACACCGTCTCCTACGAGATCAACCCGTGGATGGACCGGACCCGCACGACCGACACCGAGCTGGCGGTCCGGCAGTGGCGCACGCTGCGCGACACGTACCTCGACCTGGGGCACACCGTCGACACCATCGACCCGCTCCCCGGCCTGCCGGACATGGTGTACGCGGCGAACGGCGCGACCGTCGTCGGCGGCATCGTCTACTCGGCGCGCTTCCTGTACCCGGAGCGCCAGCCGGAGGGCCCCGCGTACCAGAAGTGGTTCGCGGACCGGGGGTACGTCACGCACACCGCGGCGGCCACCAACGAGGGCGAGGGCGACATGCTGGTCGCCGGGGATCTCGTCCTGGCGGGCACCGGGTTCCGTACCGAGCGTCCCGCGCACGCCGAGGCGCAGGAGCTCTTCGGGCGTCCCGTCGTCTCCCTGGAGCTCGTCGACCCGCGGTACTACCACCTGGACACCGCGCTGGCGGTCCTGTCGTCGGACCCGCGCGACCCGCAGATCGCGTACTACCCGCCGGCGTTCTCCCCCGGCTCGCGCGACGTCCTGGCCCGGCTGTTCCCCGACGCGGTCCTCGCGGACGACGACGACGCGGCCGCGCTCGGCCTCAACGCCGTGTCCGACGGCCTGCACGTCGTCGTGGCACCGCGGGCGACGCACCTCGCGGCGCAGCTGCGGGAGCGCGGGTACGAACCGCTGCCGGTCGACACGTCCGAGCTGCTCAAGGGCGGCGGCGGAGCCAAGTGCTGCACGCTGGAGATCCGGACGTGA
- a CDS encoding SRPBCC family protein codes for MTGPTEPGTATVTRALPVPADVAWRILTDTRRHGQWVPMTRILTDGPPRVGQHVVAVSGPGARRGLPGLVDRMVVTRYDAPGRLPGVAVFTKQGPVLLGSATIVVVASSPTTCRVTWSEHVPLAGPLPTSLTARATSPLLRAMLRMVLRRAAADLPHP; via the coding sequence ATGACAGGTCCGACGGAGCCCGGCACGGCCACGGTGACACGCGCGCTGCCGGTGCCGGCCGACGTCGCGTGGCGGATCCTGACCGACACGCGCCGGCACGGGCAGTGGGTGCCGATGACGCGCATCCTGACCGACGGGCCCCCGCGCGTCGGGCAGCACGTCGTCGCGGTGTCCGGCCCCGGCGCGCGTCGCGGCCTGCCGGGACTCGTCGACCGGATGGTCGTCACGCGGTACGACGCCCCCGGCCGGCTCCCCGGGGTCGCCGTGTTCACCAAGCAGGGCCCGGTCCTGCTGGGCAGCGCGACGATCGTCGTCGTCGCGTCGTCCCCGACGACGTGCCGCGTGACCTGGTCCGAGCACGTGCCGCTGGCCGGCCCGCTACCCACGTCGCTGACGGCCCGTGCGACGTCCCCGCTGCTGCGCGCCATGCTCCGCATGGTCCTCCGTCGCGCCGCGGCAGACCTGCCGCACCCCTGA